The following nucleotide sequence is from Nitratidesulfovibrio termitidis HI1.
ACGCCCTGGTCACTGCTTAGTATTTGCGAATCTTCTTGTCGCGCCCGGTCAGGAACAGCCAGTAGCATACGAAGCCCACCAGAGTGGCGCCCATCAGCAGATAGGTGATGTTCTTGGTGTGCAGCATGAACTCGTGCAGGGTATGGATTTCCATAGCGTGCTCCTTGGCTGCCCTAGTGGGCGTCCTTGTAGTCGGGATGCTCGTACAGCACCGGCATGCGCGTGGCGATGAACCGGTAGACCGTGATGATGAGCGTCACGATGAACACCGAAACGCCGATCTCCATCCAGTGCGGGAAGTAGCGGTCGGCGGCGGGCAGGTTCCAGTTGAAGGCGACGAGCGACACGTTGAAGCGGTTCAGCACGATGCCGAGCACCGCGTTGATGGACGCGATGCGCACCACGGTGACGTTCCTTTCGCGCACGCCAAGGGCGTACAGGAACGAGGGCAGCGCCACGAAGCCGAACATCTCGACCAGGAACCAAGCCCCGTAGCCGGTGCCAAGGTAGGCCCAGTCGTTGTCCATGGCGATGTCCATGGTCTTGATGAAGAAGTACCCGGCAAGCACGAACGAGGCGGCCTTGCCGAAGCCGAAGATCACGCCTTCGGCCTCCTTCAGGTGGGTTTCGTCCATCTTGTGGTGCAGCCCGGCGTGGGCCAGGGTGCCTTCGAAGATGACCATGGAAAGGCCCGCCACCATGGACGAGATGAAGAAGAACACCGGCAGGAAGCTGGAGTACCACAAGGGGTGCAGCTTGCCCGGGGCGATCAGGAACAGCGCGCCCAGCGAGGACTGGTGCAGGGTGGACAGCACCACGCCGAAGATGGTCAGCATGATGGTCAGCTTGACGATGACGTTGCGCAGCTTGCGCAGGCCCAGCCATTCCAGCGCCGCCGGGGACCATTCCACGAACAGCACGGTAAGGTAGGTTGCCACGCACAGGCCCACTTCGAACAGCAGCGAGGTGGTGCCCTGCGAGTACACCAGCGGGTAGGGCAGGCGCAGCGGGTGGCCCAGGTCGTAGTGCAGCGCCACGACCACGAAGAAGTAGCCGAGGAACGCGGTGGTGATGGCCGGGCGCACCGCAGAGTGGTAGCGCTTCATCCCGAACAGGTAGCACGAGGCCGAGGTGACGTAGCCGCCGGCGGCCAGAGCCACGCCGCACAGCAGGTCGAACCCGATCCAGATGCCCCACGGGTTGTTGTCGGACAGATTGGTGACGGCCCCGATGCCCTGGGTGAAGCGGATGAAGGTGATCACCGCGCCCACGGCCAGGATGATGCCCGTGATGATGTTGCCGGGCGTGAACAGGCCGCTCTTGGTGTTGGCGTCATGCATGTTATGCATCCTCCTTGCCTTCGCCGCCGTCGCCATTGTCGCCGGTGTCGGCGCCCTGGCTTTCGGCACGCAGGGCGGCGAACTTCTCTTCGAAGGCCTGCTCCGCCTGTTCCATGGCCTTCTTGACCTCGCGGGTCACGGCGGCGTCCTTTTCCTTGGCAGCCTTGGCAAGGGCGGTATCCATGGCCTTGGCCGCATCGTCGCGCGCCTTGGCCAGCGCGGCCTGCACGGCTTCTTCGCGCTCTTCGGCCGCAACCTTTTCCTTGCGCTTGGAGATGGCGTAGGCGCCGGTCAGCAGCACCGGCCAGATGCCCACCACCATGGGCACGGAACCAAGAGCCCCGGCCGTGTATTCCGGCGCGGACTTGGTGCCCATTTCCTGCTGGCCCACGGCGTCGAAGGGCACGCCGGCCAGGTACATCCACGCGGTGCCGCCCATTTCCAGTTCGCCGTAGACGTGATCCTGGTACCGGCCGGGGTTGCTGCGGATGCGGTCGTGGGCGATGCGCACGAGGTCTTCGCGCTTGCCGAAGGTCAGGGCCTCCTTGGGGCAGGCCTCGACACAGCCGGGCAGCTTGCCTTCCTGGATGCGCGGGTGGCACATGGTGCACTTCTGGATCAGCGGGTCGAAGGGCTCGTCGTACTGGAAGGCGGGCACGTTGAACGGGCACGCGACCATGCAGTAGCGGCAGCCTACGCACAGGCTGCCGTCGTAGGTGACGGAGCCGTCGGGGTTCTTGGTGAAGGCCTTGACGAAGCAGGCCGAGGCGCAGGCGGGTTCCAGGCAGTGGTTGCACTGCTGCTTGCGGAA
It contains:
- the hmcD gene encoding sulfate respiration complex protein HmcD yields the protein MEIHTLHEFMLHTKNITYLLMGATLVGFVCYWLFLTGRDKKIRKY
- the hmcC gene encoding sulfate respiration complex protein HmcC; its protein translation is MHDANTKSGLFTPGNIITGIILAVGAVITFIRFTQGIGAVTNLSDNNPWGIWIGFDLLCGVALAAGGYVTSASCYLFGMKRYHSAVRPAITTAFLGYFFVVVALHYDLGHPLRLPYPLVYSQGTTSLLFEVGLCVATYLTVLFVEWSPAALEWLGLRKLRNVIVKLTIMLTIFGVVLSTLHQSSLGALFLIAPGKLHPLWYSSFLPVFFFISSMVAGLSMVIFEGTLAHAGLHHKMDETHLKEAEGVIFGFGKAASFVLAGYFFIKTMDIAMDNDWAYLGTGYGAWFLVEMFGFVALPSFLYALGVRERNVTVVRIASINAVLGIVLNRFNVSLVAFNWNLPAADRYFPHWMEIGVSVFIVTLIITVYRFIATRMPVLYEHPDYKDAH
- the hmcB gene encoding sulfate respiration complex iron-sulfur protein HmcB, which produces MNRRRFLTLLGTAGVSTAMSAVGAKKAVAAGNQSFKGYKDSYGVLHDTTRCIGCRKCEQGCNEVNKLPAPKVKFDDLTVLEKSRRTDANNWTVVNKYNVAGLDHPVFRKQQCNHCLEPACASACFVKAFTKNPDGSVTYDGSLCVGCRYCMVACPFNVPAFQYDEPFDPLIQKCTMCHPRIQEGKLPGCVEACPKEALTFGKREDLVRIAHDRIRSNPGRYQDHVYGELEMGGTAWMYLAGVPFDAVGQQEMGTKSAPEYTAGALGSVPMVVGIWPVLLTGAYAISKRKEKVAAEEREEAVQAALAKARDDAAKAMDTALAKAAKEKDAAVTREVKKAMEQAEQAFEEKFAALRAESQGADTGDNGDGGEGKEDA